Proteins from a genomic interval of Arachis hypogaea cultivar Tifrunner chromosome 10, arahy.Tifrunner.gnm2.J5K5, whole genome shotgun sequence:
- the LOC112714660 gene encoding B3 domain-containing protein Os07g0563300 isoform X2 produces MTETWLSSVFEEGRFCEIFHSNASGWRTCETCRKRIHCGCIVSSHAFMLLDPGGIECLACARKHMVLPSNSPWHQSFSLQNRLPERIRDMSGKNWSQLAGSGPVPWKQAPSLFNSVSSSDLHPDVPSLVELSNSIDKRYVIERLPASTMEKKNDDLSGISVNWSVKLGTRETMFMNDLAGIRNDDKPSSGLNMCQQPPSLKEDSSSQPFGMSIPYASANERNGQIGVTGSHSQQIQTPPGKHFSGLMQLALDSSSEALVRNGRPRADARGRNQLLPRYWPRCTDLELQQISIDSNSVITPLFQKTLSASDAGRIGRLVLPKKCAEAYFPPISQPEGLPLKILDAKGKEWIFQFRFWPNNNSRMYVLEGVTPCIQSMQLQAGDTVTFSRLEPEGRLVMGFRKASNATPSDQDNETNKNGNGFSAPGEVELADPSSWSKVDKSGYIAKDALGSKSSMPRKRKLNILGSKSKRLKIESEDMIELKITWQEAQGLLRPPPSHVPSIVVIEGFEFEEYEDAPVLGKPTIFTDDNTGEKVQWAQCEDCLKWRKLPASALLQSKWTCSDNSWDPERSSCSAAQEMTTEEIENLLPPCNSGASNKMKATKQESDNAEALEGLDTLANLAILGEGESLPTSAQATTKHPRHRPGCSCIVCIQPPSGKGPKHKQSCTCNVCLTVKRRFRTLMLRREKKQFEKEAETTRKKQKQPHSQPLHSSEIFLEDDSLPCSNPVDSSSPNQNKEGNEVSDEDPNQVKSSTSPFKGQIDLNIQPEREEESSPGSDSGGMMKSLHNAVERCTKPTLNSGIGDTSGSQSRQVADGVREDQLSNGVALSSSSHGSKEHAQALPMNL; encoded by the exons ATGACAGAAACTTGGTTAAG TTCTGTTTTTGAAGAAGGGAGATTCTGTGAAATCTTTCACTCAAATGCATCTGGTTGGAGGACTTGTGAGACTTGTAGGAAG CGGATTCATTGTGGATGTATTGTTTCAAGTCATGCCTTTATGTTGTTGGATCCTGGAGGAATTGAGTGCCTTGCATGTGCCCGCAAACATATGGTTTTG CCATCTAACTCGCCATGGCATCAATCTTTCTCCCTTCAAAATCGTTTACCAGAAAGAATTAGAGACATGTCTGGAAAAAATTGGAGTCAATTAGCTGGATCAGGTCCTGTTCCATGGAAACAAGCACCGAGTTTGTTCAACTCAGTTTCTTCATCTGACTTACACCCAGATGTGCCATCCCTAGTTGAATTGTCTAATAGCATTGACAAAAGGTATGTCATTGAAAGGTTACCTGCCTCGACCATGGAAAAGAAAAATGACGATTTGTCTGGAATATCTGTTAACTGGAGTGTAAAGCTTGGTACCCGGGAAACGATGTTTATGAATG ACCTTGCAGGAATAAGGAATGATGACAAACCAAGTTCAGGTTTAAATATGTGCCAGCAGCCTCCATCTCTGAAGGAAGATTCATCTTCTCAACCATTTGGTATGTCTATACCTTATGCATCTGCAAATGAAAGAAATGGTCAAATTGGAGTGACAGGAAGTCATTCGCAACAAATACAAACTCCCCCAGGAAAACATTTCAGTGGTCTTATGCAATTAGCGCTTGACTCATCAAGTGAAGCTCTGGTTCGTAATGGACGGCCTCGGGCAGATGCCCGAGGAAGAAACCAGTTATTGCCACGGTACTGGCCCAGGTGTACTGATCTAGAGCTACAACAAATATCTATAGA TTCTAATTCAGTAATCACTCCCTTGTTTCAAAAAACCTTGAGTGCCAGTGATGCTGGGAGAATTGGGCGTTTAGTGCTACCAAAAAAGTGTGCCGAG GCCTACTTCCCACCAATTTCTCAGCCTGAAGGATTGCCACTTAAAATCCTTGATGCAAAAGGCAAGGAATGGATATTTCAATTTCGCTTCTGGCCAAACAATAATAGCAGGATGTATGTTTTAGAGGGTGTCACTCCTTGCATACAGTCAATGCAGTTGCAAGCAGGTGACACAG TAACATTTAGTCGATTGGAGCCAGAAGGGAGGTTGGTTATGGGATTTAGAAAGGCTTCAAATGCCACGCCATCTGATCAG GACAATGAAACAAATAAGAATGGAAATGGATTTTCTGCACCTGGTGAA GTTGAGTTGGCTGATCCTAGTTCATGGTCTAAAGTTGATAAATCTGGCTACATAGCAAAAGATGCATTGGGGAGCAAATCTTCAATGCCTAGAAAGAGAAAGCTCAACATCTTGGGTTCAAAAAGTAAACGTCTAAAAATTGAAAGTGAGGATATGATAGAGCTGAAGATTACGTGGCAAGAAGCTCAAGGCCTGCTCCGTCCCCCTCCTAGCCATGTCCCAAGTATTGTTGTGATTGAAGGTTTTGAATTTGAGGAATATGAG GATGCTCCGGTGCTTGGAAAGCCTACAATTTTCACAGATGATAATACGGG TGAAAAGGTCCAGTGGGCTCAGTGCGAAGATTGTCTGAAATGGCGTAAATTGCCAGCAAGTGCACTTCTTCAATCAAAATGGACATGTTCAGATAATTCATGGGATCCAGAAAG ATCTTCATGTTCGGCTGCTCAAGAGATGACAACAGAAGAGATTGAGAATTTGCTTCCACCTTGTAATTCAG GTGCTTCCAACAAAATGAAGGCTACCAAGCAGGAATCTGATAATGCTGAAGCTTTGGAGGGACTTGACACACTCGCAAATTTAGCTATTTTGGGAGAGGGTGAGTCACTCCCTACGTCTGCCCAGGCCACTACTAAACACCCGCGTCATAGGCCGGGCTGCTCATGTATTGTTTGCATTCAACCTCCCAGTGGGAAGGGCCCCAAGCATAAGCAGTCGTGCACATGTAATGTCTGCTTAACGGTGAAGCGTCGATTCCGGACTCTAATGTTACGACGTGAAAAGAAACAATTTGAGAAGGAAGCAGAGACTACACGTAAAAAGCAAAAGCAACCACATTCTCAACCATTACATTCATCCGAAATTTTTCTTGAGGATGATTCCTTGCCTTGTAGTAACCCTGTTGACAGTAGTAGCCCAAATCAAAACAAGGAAGGCAACGAGGTTTCtgatgaagatccaaaccaggtAAAATCATCTACGTCACCTTTTAAAGGCCAAATCGACCTGAATATCCAGCCAGAACGGGAAGAAGAGTCATCTCCCGGTTCAGATTCCGGTGGCATGATGAAATCGCTCCACAATGCTGTCGAGAGGTGTACCAAACCGACATTGAACAGCGGTATTGGAGATACATCTGGAAGTCAGTCACGTCAGGTTGCGGATGGAGTCAGGGAAGATCAACTTAGCAATGGTGTAGCTCTCAGCAGTAGTAGTCATGGTAGCAAGGAACATGCACAAGCTTTGCCTATGAATCTGTGA
- the LOC112714660 gene encoding B3 domain-containing protein Os07g0563300 isoform X1, whose amino-acid sequence MASASSASSSTSKLCFNYDCKEFKSQPPKRGWTLRSGDLAELCDRCGSVFEEGRFCEIFHSNASGWRTCETCRKRIHCGCIVSSHAFMLLDPGGIECLACARKHMVLPSNSPWHQSFSLQNRLPERIRDMSGKNWSQLAGSGPVPWKQAPSLFNSVSSSDLHPDVPSLVELSNSIDKRYVIERLPASTMEKKNDDLSGISVNWSVKLGTRETMFMNDLAGIRNDDKPSSGLNMCQQPPSLKEDSSSQPFGMSIPYASANERNGQIGVTGSHSQQIQTPPGKHFSGLMQLALDSSSEALVRNGRPRADARGRNQLLPRYWPRCTDLELQQISIDSNSVITPLFQKTLSASDAGRIGRLVLPKKCAEAYFPPISQPEGLPLKILDAKGKEWIFQFRFWPNNNSRMYVLEGVTPCIQSMQLQAGDTVTFSRLEPEGRLVMGFRKASNATPSDQDNETNKNGNGFSAPGEVELADPSSWSKVDKSGYIAKDALGSKSSMPRKRKLNILGSKSKRLKIESEDMIELKITWQEAQGLLRPPPSHVPSIVVIEGFEFEEYEDAPVLGKPTIFTDDNTGEKVQWAQCEDCLKWRKLPASALLQSKWTCSDNSWDPERSSCSAAQEMTTEEIENLLPPCNSGASNKMKATKQESDNAEALEGLDTLANLAILGEGESLPTSAQATTKHPRHRPGCSCIVCIQPPSGKGPKHKQSCTCNVCLTVKRRFRTLMLRREKKQFEKEAETTRKKQKQPHSQPLHSSEIFLEDDSLPCSNPVDSSSPNQNKEGNEVSDEDPNQVKSSTSPFKGQIDLNIQPEREEESSPGSDSGGMMKSLHNAVERCTKPTLNSGIGDTSGSQSRQVADGVREDQLSNGVALSSSSHGSKEHAQALPMNL is encoded by the exons ATGGCGTCTGCTTCGTCGGCTTCTTCGTCAACGTCCAAGCTCTGCTTCAATTATGACTGCAAAGAATTCAAGTCCCAACCACCAAAGAGAGGTTGGACACTCCGTTCCGGAGACCTAGCCGAGCTTTGCGATCGATGCGG TTCTGTTTTTGAAGAAGGGAGATTCTGTGAAATCTTTCACTCAAATGCATCTGGTTGGAGGACTTGTGAGACTTGTAGGAAG CGGATTCATTGTGGATGTATTGTTTCAAGTCATGCCTTTATGTTGTTGGATCCTGGAGGAATTGAGTGCCTTGCATGTGCCCGCAAACATATGGTTTTG CCATCTAACTCGCCATGGCATCAATCTTTCTCCCTTCAAAATCGTTTACCAGAAAGAATTAGAGACATGTCTGGAAAAAATTGGAGTCAATTAGCTGGATCAGGTCCTGTTCCATGGAAACAAGCACCGAGTTTGTTCAACTCAGTTTCTTCATCTGACTTACACCCAGATGTGCCATCCCTAGTTGAATTGTCTAATAGCATTGACAAAAGGTATGTCATTGAAAGGTTACCTGCCTCGACCATGGAAAAGAAAAATGACGATTTGTCTGGAATATCTGTTAACTGGAGTGTAAAGCTTGGTACCCGGGAAACGATGTTTATGAATG ACCTTGCAGGAATAAGGAATGATGACAAACCAAGTTCAGGTTTAAATATGTGCCAGCAGCCTCCATCTCTGAAGGAAGATTCATCTTCTCAACCATTTGGTATGTCTATACCTTATGCATCTGCAAATGAAAGAAATGGTCAAATTGGAGTGACAGGAAGTCATTCGCAACAAATACAAACTCCCCCAGGAAAACATTTCAGTGGTCTTATGCAATTAGCGCTTGACTCATCAAGTGAAGCTCTGGTTCGTAATGGACGGCCTCGGGCAGATGCCCGAGGAAGAAACCAGTTATTGCCACGGTACTGGCCCAGGTGTACTGATCTAGAGCTACAACAAATATCTATAGA TTCTAATTCAGTAATCACTCCCTTGTTTCAAAAAACCTTGAGTGCCAGTGATGCTGGGAGAATTGGGCGTTTAGTGCTACCAAAAAAGTGTGCCGAG GCCTACTTCCCACCAATTTCTCAGCCTGAAGGATTGCCACTTAAAATCCTTGATGCAAAAGGCAAGGAATGGATATTTCAATTTCGCTTCTGGCCAAACAATAATAGCAGGATGTATGTTTTAGAGGGTGTCACTCCTTGCATACAGTCAATGCAGTTGCAAGCAGGTGACACAG TAACATTTAGTCGATTGGAGCCAGAAGGGAGGTTGGTTATGGGATTTAGAAAGGCTTCAAATGCCACGCCATCTGATCAG GACAATGAAACAAATAAGAATGGAAATGGATTTTCTGCACCTGGTGAA GTTGAGTTGGCTGATCCTAGTTCATGGTCTAAAGTTGATAAATCTGGCTACATAGCAAAAGATGCATTGGGGAGCAAATCTTCAATGCCTAGAAAGAGAAAGCTCAACATCTTGGGTTCAAAAAGTAAACGTCTAAAAATTGAAAGTGAGGATATGATAGAGCTGAAGATTACGTGGCAAGAAGCTCAAGGCCTGCTCCGTCCCCCTCCTAGCCATGTCCCAAGTATTGTTGTGATTGAAGGTTTTGAATTTGAGGAATATGAG GATGCTCCGGTGCTTGGAAAGCCTACAATTTTCACAGATGATAATACGGG TGAAAAGGTCCAGTGGGCTCAGTGCGAAGATTGTCTGAAATGGCGTAAATTGCCAGCAAGTGCACTTCTTCAATCAAAATGGACATGTTCAGATAATTCATGGGATCCAGAAAG ATCTTCATGTTCGGCTGCTCAAGAGATGACAACAGAAGAGATTGAGAATTTGCTTCCACCTTGTAATTCAG GTGCTTCCAACAAAATGAAGGCTACCAAGCAGGAATCTGATAATGCTGAAGCTTTGGAGGGACTTGACACACTCGCAAATTTAGCTATTTTGGGAGAGGGTGAGTCACTCCCTACGTCTGCCCAGGCCACTACTAAACACCCGCGTCATAGGCCGGGCTGCTCATGTATTGTTTGCATTCAACCTCCCAGTGGGAAGGGCCCCAAGCATAAGCAGTCGTGCACATGTAATGTCTGCTTAACGGTGAAGCGTCGATTCCGGACTCTAATGTTACGACGTGAAAAGAAACAATTTGAGAAGGAAGCAGAGACTACACGTAAAAAGCAAAAGCAACCACATTCTCAACCATTACATTCATCCGAAATTTTTCTTGAGGATGATTCCTTGCCTTGTAGTAACCCTGTTGACAGTAGTAGCCCAAATCAAAACAAGGAAGGCAACGAGGTTTCtgatgaagatccaaaccaggtAAAATCATCTACGTCACCTTTTAAAGGCCAAATCGACCTGAATATCCAGCCAGAACGGGAAGAAGAGTCATCTCCCGGTTCAGATTCCGGTGGCATGATGAAATCGCTCCACAATGCTGTCGAGAGGTGTACCAAACCGACATTGAACAGCGGTATTGGAGATACATCTGGAAGTCAGTCACGTCAGGTTGCGGATGGAGTCAGGGAAGATCAACTTAGCAATGGTGTAGCTCTCAGCAGTAGTAGTCATGGTAGCAAGGAACATGCACAAGCTTTGCCTATGAATCTGTGA